In Streptomyces sannanensis, the DNA window GAGCTCCGCGAGCCGCTCACGGTCCCCGACGTGACCCAGGAACTCCACGGGCAGCCGCCGCTCACGGGCGCTCCGCGCCAGCGCGCCGGCCAGCGGCCCGGTCCCGGCGACGATCAGAGAGGCCGGTACACCCTGTGCGCGCAGTGTGGCGAGCGTGTCCAGGGCCATGCCCGGCCGCTTCTCCACCGACAGCCGGGAGCAGAGCAGCAGCACCACGCCGTCCCGCGGGGCGGGGAACCGCCGGCCGGGCCGGAAGTGGTCCAGGTCCACGCCCAGCGGGGCGCGCACCACATTGCGTGCGCCGACGCGTACGAACTCGCGCTCCGCCCACTCCGTGGTGCACACGATCCGCGAATACGCCCAGGCGCTGCGGGTGTTGAGCCGGTCGGCGAGCCGTCCGGCTGCTCTCCCCGGCACCCCCCAGGTGCGCAGCACTCCGTCCGCCGTCTCGTGGGAGACCATCACCGACGGGACCCTGGCGCGGCGGGCCCACTCCCCGGTCCAGCGCAGCGTCGTACGGTCGCTGACCTCGATCCGGTCCGGTTCCAGTGCCTCCAGCAGCCCGCGCACCCGGCTCCGGTCGGCCAGTACGCGGTAGCCGCCGGTGCCGGGAAGCGCCGGACCGGGCAGGGTGATGACCCGGCCCTGCTCGGTGTCCCGGTCGCTCGCCCGCTCGCCCGGCACGACGAGCACCGGTTCATGGCCCGCCGCCGCATATCCCTGCCCGAGTTCGCGCAGCGCGGTGCGCAGCCCGCCCGAGGCGGGG includes these proteins:
- a CDS encoding glycosyltransferase codes for the protein MSGLRIVRLANFVTPASGGLRTALRELGQGYAAAGHEPVLVVPGERASDRDTEQGRVITLPGPALPGTGGYRVLADRSRVRGLLEALEPDRIEVSDRTTLRWTGEWARRARVPSVMVSHETADGVLRTWGVPGRAAGRLADRLNTRSAWAYSRIVCTTEWAEREFVRVGARNVVRAPLGVDLDHFRPGRRFPAPRDGVVLLLCSRLSVEKRPGMALDTLATLRAQGVPASLIVAGTGPLAGALARSARERRLPVEFLGHVGDRERLAELQASADICLAPGPAETFGLAALEALACGTPVVASASSALPEVLGTAGLAAADAPEAFARAVRDMLARPEPARRESARARAELFGWQASVDAFLSAHDAPARAVRKEAST